The following are encoded together in the Robertmurraya sp. FSL R5-0851 genome:
- a CDS encoding EamA family transporter, which produces MSIILALLAALFAALTAILAKIGIENVNSNLATAVRTVVVLIMAFVMVVITKQTDALFEVSGVALFYLVLSGLTTGLSWLCFFKAIQIGDVSKVVPIDKASVVLTIILSFIVLQEPATTFVVAGGVIISVGTFVLIGRNKEKKKVRVGQSYIWLAVLSAIFASLTNILAKIGIEDVDSNVATFIRTVVIILFAWGIVSFQKTGGQLKEISKRSYLFLILSGAATGFSWLCYFAALAFGKVSVVTPIDKFSVVITMVLSFFILKEKPTKNTIVGAVLITIGTALLII; this is translated from the coding sequence ATGAGTATTATTTTAGCCTTACTAGCTGCCTTATTTGCGGCATTAACCGCTATCTTAGCCAAAATCGGTATCGAAAACGTAAACTCCAACCTGGCCACAGCTGTACGAACAGTAGTCGTACTAATTATGGCATTTGTTATGGTTGTCATCACCAAGCAAACAGACGCTTTGTTTGAGGTGTCCGGAGTAGCACTGTTTTACCTTGTTCTGTCCGGGCTAACAACAGGACTATCCTGGCTTTGCTTTTTCAAAGCGATTCAAATTGGTGATGTATCCAAGGTTGTTCCCATTGATAAAGCAAGTGTCGTGTTAACGATTATTCTTTCGTTCATTGTTCTCCAAGAGCCAGCGACTACTTTTGTCGTGGCAGGAGGAGTGATTATCTCTGTTGGGACCTTTGTGTTAATTGGCAGAAATAAAGAAAAGAAAAAAGTTCGAGTAGGTCAATCGTATATTTGGTTGGCGGTGCTTTCAGCCATCTTTGCATCTTTGACAAATATTTTAGCAAAGATCGGAATCGAGGATGTGGACTCCAACGTAGCGACCTTTATCCGAACCGTAGTTATCATTTTGTTTGCATGGGGAATTGTCTCCTTTCAAAAGACGGGTGGTCAGTTAAAAGAGATTTCAAAACGATCGTACCTATTCTTGATTTTATCTGGAGCAGCAACAGGTTTCTCCTGGCTTTGTTATTTTGCAGCACTTGCCTTCGGGAAGGTCAGTGTGGTTACTCCGATTGATAAGTTCAGTGTGGTAATCACGATGGTGCTAAGCTTTTTTATTTTAAAAGAAAAGCCTACGAAAAATACGATTGTAGGGGCGGTATTGATTACAATTGGTACGGCGTTGTTGATTATTTAG
- a CDS encoding ABC transporter ATP-binding protein produces MKFLIYYLKKLHQYSGLILYLNLVAMIFLSLIEGVGLLLLIPLINFSGILNINMTGDTKLSFIYSFFNTFSVEAGLLIILTIYLVLMLSQGVFQRNQQILNTKIQQGFSRHVREETYQLLLQAKWSFFIKKRRSDIINIMTTEIGRVTGGVQLFLQFVTSLVFTCIQIGLSLYLSFSMTLFVLFFGFLLVLSSRGLVKKSNDLGKNTVQLSKKFLGGMTDHFSGIKDIKSNTLEGIHIKWFKDLNHEMEENMIGLVKVRSTSQLIYKIVSAILLSIFVYFSIRFFHSQPTELMVILLIFSRLWPRLSAIQASLEQIWTLLPSFYALGDLQSECKNAKELDNEIYKKINPISVDGCISLKNVSFSYDNGKSFALSDINVEFTVNQTTAIVGPSGAGKSTLIDLLMGLNQPDNGEVHINGKKIDKGDLLPLRKAISYVPQDPYLFNGSIKDNLLLVKSDASDDEIWEALQFASADEFVKRLPNGFDTIIGDRGIRLSGGERQRIVLARAIIRKPALLVLDEATSALDTKNERIIQDSLDKLKGKMTIIIVAHRLSTIRSANQVLVLDKGRIIQAGGFQQLANDRRGLFSTLLGKQLEATP; encoded by the coding sequence ATGAAGTTCTTAATCTATTATTTAAAGAAATTACATCAATACTCGGGGTTGATCCTTTATTTAAATTTAGTTGCAATGATTTTTCTTTCTTTAATTGAAGGTGTGGGATTACTATTATTAATTCCTCTGATTAATTTTAGTGGTATTCTTAACATTAATATGACAGGAGATACAAAACTTAGCTTTATATATTCGTTTTTTAATACATTCTCAGTTGAAGCTGGACTATTAATTATTTTGACGATTTACTTAGTTTTAATGCTAAGTCAGGGAGTATTCCAAAGAAATCAGCAAATTCTAAACACTAAAATACAACAAGGATTCAGCAGACATGTCAGAGAAGAAACATATCAGTTGTTACTTCAAGCAAAATGGAGTTTTTTTATAAAGAAAAGAAGATCCGATATTATTAATATAATGACAACTGAGATTGGTAGGGTTACTGGTGGAGTTCAATTGTTCTTGCAGTTTGTTACTTCTCTAGTTTTCACTTGTATACAAATTGGTTTATCTTTATACCTATCTTTTAGTATGACTCTATTTGTCCTGTTTTTTGGTTTTTTATTAGTGTTAAGTTCTAGAGGATTAGTAAAAAAGTCAAATGACTTAGGAAAAAATACTGTTCAACTCTCAAAAAAGTTTTTAGGTGGGATGACAGATCATTTTAGTGGGATAAAGGATATAAAAAGCAATACATTGGAAGGAATTCACATAAAGTGGTTTAAAGACTTAAATCACGAAATGGAAGAAAATATGATAGGACTTGTGAAGGTTCGATCAACTTCACAATTAATATATAAGATTGTATCAGCAATTCTTTTATCTATTTTTGTATATTTTTCTATCCGTTTCTTTCATTCTCAACCAACTGAATTAATGGTTATTTTGCTAATATTTTCAAGGTTATGGCCTAGGTTATCTGCCATTCAAGCTAGCCTTGAACAAATTTGGACACTGCTTCCATCTTTCTATGCTTTGGGAGATTTACAATCCGAATGCAAGAATGCTAAAGAATTAGACAATGAGATTTATAAGAAAATTAATCCGATAAGTGTAGATGGATGTATTTCTTTAAAAAATGTTTCTTTTAGCTATGATAATGGAAAAAGTTTTGCTTTATCGGACATAAATGTTGAATTTACAGTGAACCAAACGACAGCTATAGTAGGACCTTCTGGAGCTGGAAAGAGTACTCTTATAGACTTACTTATGGGACTTAATCAACCAGATAATGGAGAGGTACATATCAATGGTAAAAAAATTGATAAAGGTGATCTTTTACCATTAAGAAAAGCAATAAGCTATGTCCCTCAAGATCCCTATTTATTTAATGGAAGTATTAAGGATAATTTATTACTAGTCAAATCAGATGCCTCAGATGATGAAATCTGGGAAGCTTTACAGTTTGCTTCAGCTGATGAATTTGTAAAAAGACTTCCTAACGGTTTCGACACCATTATTGGTGATCGAGGAATACGACTCTCAGGTGGGGAAAGGCAAAGAATTGTTTTAGCTAGAGCAATAATTAGAAAACCAGCACTTCTTGTGCTTGATGAAGCAACTAGTGCTCTAGATACAAAAAATGAGAGAATCATTCAAGATTCACTTGATAAACTTAAAGGGAAAATGACAATTATAATCGTAGCCCATCGATTGTCTACAATCCGCAGTGCTAATCAAGTACTGGTATTGGATAAAGGAAGAATTATTCAAGCAGGAGGATTTCAACAATTAGCCAACGATAGACGAGGTCTATTTAGTACGCTATTGGGAAAACAACTGGAGGCAACTCCATAA
- a CDS encoding GGDEF domain-containing protein: MLYRSYATNYISELLLKESNTSLAEKIKENEKMNTKLKELSMLDELTGISNRRGFHQYIESTLAQSRQERRLSIFMMDIDAFKPYYDHYGHLQGDKVIQAVGKVLTTVVNAPSSIAARFGGEEFIVAVFDLDEKAVHRLAEEIRNSVEELRLEHDFSPVAQVVTVSIGYVTNTIMEEKTLNQLIEQADLSLYRAKEMGRNQVEGVK, from the coding sequence ATGCTATATAGAAGTTATGCAACCAATTATATTAGTGAGCTACTATTAAAAGAATCCAACACTTCACTTGCTGAAAAAATAAAAGAAAATGAAAAGATGAATACCAAGCTAAAAGAGCTTTCAATGTTGGACGAGCTAACGGGCATATCGAATCGAAGAGGATTTCACCAGTACATTGAAAGTACATTGGCCCAATCACGTCAGGAAAGACGACTATCTATTTTCATGATGGATATCGATGCGTTCAAACCATATTACGATCATTACGGACATTTGCAAGGCGACAAAGTCATTCAAGCCGTTGGAAAAGTCTTAACAACGGTCGTTAATGCCCCATCAAGCATAGCTGCTAGGTTCGGAGGAGAAGAGTTTATTGTGGCTGTCTTTGATTTAGACGAGAAAGCAGTTCACAGGTTGGCTGAGGAGATTCGAAATTCTGTGGAAGAACTAAGGCTTGAACACGATTTCTCGCCTGTTGCCCAGGTTGTCACCGTGAGTATTGGGTATGTAACAAACACAATAATGGAAGAAAAGACTTTAAATCAACTGATTGAACAGGCAGATTTGTCTCTTTATCGAGCGAAAGAAATGGGGCGAAATCAAGTGGAAGGAGTTAAATGA
- a CDS encoding lasso peptide biosynthesis B2 protein, which yields MISNKIKIFSSLSLSKQLLLLEALIMLGWARCMKLIRFRKLTSILNLEVAETGFQSNDYNKLTISKVSEAIEIMSRHTLWESMCLVRALAAMKMLERRKIYSTLYLGTGKSEYGELIAHAWLRSGSDIVTGGEEMNDFTVVGAFSKINHAVGDIDGS from the coding sequence ATGATTTCAAACAAAATTAAAATATTTTCTTCACTAAGTTTATCAAAACAACTGCTTTTGTTAGAGGCTCTTATTATGTTGGGCTGGGCAAGATGTATGAAATTAATAAGGTTTAGAAAGTTAACCAGTATATTAAATCTAGAGGTTGCTGAAACAGGTTTTCAATCAAATGATTATAATAAATTAACCATATCCAAAGTATCTGAAGCTATCGAAATTATGAGTCGGCATACTTTATGGGAAAGTATGTGTTTAGTACGTGCCTTAGCAGCGATGAAAATGCTTGAGAGAAGAAAGATTTATTCTACTTTGTATTTAGGAACAGGAAAGAGTGAGTACGGGGAACTCATTGCTCATGCATGGTTAAGAAGCGGTAGTGACATAGTAACTGGTGGGGAAGAAATGAACGATTTTACTGTAGTTGGGGCATTCTCTAAAATAAATCATGCAGTAGGGGATATTGATGGAAGTTAA
- a CDS encoding paeninodin family lasso peptide, with protein MKKAWNAPVLEVLDVKMTMASTVYGPYTDEAYVPGKEVDKDDPGTWKRFTS; from the coding sequence ATGAAAAAAGCATGGAATGCTCCAGTTTTAGAAGTTTTAGATGTAAAGATGACAATGGCTTCAACTGTTTATGGGCCTTATACAGATGAGGCTTATGTTCCAGGGAAAGAAGTAGATAAGGACGATCCAGGTACATGGAAACGTTTTACTAGCTAA
- a CDS encoding asparagine synthase-related protein, with translation MSAIAGILNLNGEPVSIEQSTGMMKALEKFPANDIQTWHKDNLFLGCHAQWITPESIGEQLPFYDYERRLAITADAIIDNREELFQLLQIDREDQKKITDSQLILLAYHKWGEESPKFLVGDFAYVIWDEKEQKLFGARDFSGSRTLYYFKDGQRFLFCTVMKPILGLQNVKMELNEQWLAEYLAIIGMVDVASASQTVYQNIYQIPPSHSITIKNNATKQRRYTKFDFNTIKLKSTDDYIEAFRDVFQEAIRSRLRTHLNVGAQLSGGLDSGSIVAFGRKLLSKDKPLYAFSYIPPSDFEDFTPRHLLPDERPLIKKTVNYVGGIKEHYLDFSGRDSYSEISSFLDVMEMPYKFFENSFWLKGMYEKASEENVGILLNGGRGNISISWGTALDYYALLLKKFRLIKLFQELNQFSQKVGGSRYRRIPSIAKMAFPALDKSNEEDIISIINPEFAKKTKVYERLWDYGIDKSGWLSSQDIFHNRRRHFEDVFHWNASNTLACKLSLPYSVWKRDPTNDSRVIQFCLSVPEDEYVQNGIDRALIRNATEGYLPDSIRLNQSVRGVQGADWVHRMIPFWDSLIREVQEFSKDGTLLSFVNSDVIQRGFNKIKDNVKPEDAIDMDYKIIMRILVVYRFMKNFTEGR, from the coding sequence ATGAGCGCGATTGCTGGAATCTTAAACCTTAACGGGGAACCCGTCTCAATTGAACAAAGCACTGGCATGATGAAAGCTCTAGAAAAATTTCCTGCCAATGACATACAAACCTGGCATAAAGATAACCTATTCCTCGGCTGCCATGCTCAATGGATCACACCAGAATCCATTGGCGAACAACTACCATTCTATGACTATGAAAGACGTCTGGCTATTACAGCAGATGCAATCATCGACAATCGAGAAGAGCTATTTCAGCTTTTGCAGATTGATAGAGAAGATCAGAAAAAGATCACTGATAGTCAGCTAATTCTACTTGCTTATCATAAGTGGGGTGAGGAGTCTCCTAAGTTTTTAGTTGGAGATTTTGCTTATGTGATATGGGATGAGAAAGAGCAGAAATTATTTGGAGCTCGAGATTTTTCTGGTAGTCGAACGCTTTATTACTTTAAAGATGGGCAGAGGTTTTTGTTTTGTACGGTTATGAAGCCGATTCTGGGATTGCAAAATGTAAAAATGGAACTTAACGAACAATGGTTAGCTGAATATCTAGCAATTATAGGGATGGTCGATGTGGCCAGCGCTTCACAAACAGTTTATCAGAACATTTATCAAATTCCTCCATCACACAGTATTACTATTAAGAATAACGCGACAAAACAAAGAAGATACACAAAATTTGACTTTAATACTATCAAACTCAAATCAACTGATGATTATATTGAGGCCTTCCGTGATGTTTTTCAGGAAGCTATTCGTTCAAGATTAAGAACCCACTTAAATGTAGGAGCTCAGCTTAGTGGTGGGCTTGACTCAGGATCGATTGTAGCCTTTGGAAGGAAGCTCCTGAGTAAGGATAAACCTTTATATGCATTTAGTTATATACCTCCAAGTGATTTTGAGGACTTTACTCCAAGGCACCTACTACCTGATGAAAGGCCGCTAATAAAAAAGACTGTTAATTATGTTGGAGGAATAAAGGAACATTATCTTGATTTTAGTGGTAGGGACTCGTATTCAGAAATTAGTAGTTTCCTAGATGTAATGGAGATGCCCTACAAGTTTTTTGAGAATTCATTTTGGCTCAAAGGGATGTATGAAAAAGCCAGTGAGGAGAATGTAGGCATTCTTTTAAATGGTGGAAGAGGAAATATATCCATTTCATGGGGGACTGCTTTAGATTATTACGCATTATTATTAAAGAAATTTAGGCTAATTAAACTTTTTCAGGAACTGAATCAATTCAGTCAAAAAGTCGGTGGAAGTAGATATCGTCGCATCCCATCTATAGCTAAAATGGCATTTCCTGCTCTCGATAAATCAAATGAGGAAGATATTATTTCTATTATTAATCCGGAATTTGCAAAGAAAACAAAGGTGTATGAAAGATTATGGGACTATGGAATTGATAAATCAGGCTGGTTGTCTTCTCAAGATATTTTTCATAATAGAAGACGTCATTTTGAGGATGTCTTTCATTGGAATGCAAGTAATACGTTAGCATGCAAACTCTCGCTACCCTACTCGGTTTGGAAGAGGGACCCAACCAATGATTCACGTGTTATTCAGTTTTGCCTTTCGGTACCGGAGGATGAATATGTGCAAAACGGGATAGATCGGGCACTAATACGTAATGCAACAGAAGGGTATTTACCAGATAGTATTCGATTAAATCAAAGTGTTCGTGGTGTTCAAGGGGCAGACTGGGTCCACCGAATGATACCCTTTTGGGATTCTCTAATAAGGGAAGTACAGGAATTTTCTAAAGATGGTACATTATTATCATTTGTAAATTCAGATGTCATTCAAAGAGGATTCAACAAAATAAAGGATAATGTAAAACCCGAAGATGCAATAGATATGGATTACAAGATTATCATGAGAATCCTAGTTGTTTACCGTTTTATGAAAAATTTTACTGAAGGGAGGTGA
- a CDS encoding spore coat protein, with translation MNGFIEKLTGMAPLTDQVIATDLLMASKTAVRNYSLAITETATPEIRQTLINQLEDAIDAHRKISKYMMEKGYYHPQDTQRQLELDLRTAEIAMSLSND, from the coding sequence ATGAACGGATTTATTGAAAAACTTACTGGCATGGCTCCATTAACGGATCAGGTCATTGCCACCGATTTATTAATGGCATCAAAAACAGCGGTAAGAAATTATTCACTTGCCATTACAGAAACCGCAACTCCAGAAATCAGGCAAACCTTAATCAACCAACTCGAGGATGCCATTGATGCTCATCGGAAAATTTCTAAATATATGATGGAAAAAGGATATTATCATCCGCAAGATACTCAAAGACAGCTTGAGCTGGACTTAAGAACGGCGGAAATTGCGATGTCTTTATCCAACGATTAA
- a CDS encoding spore coat protein produces MEVKPLSFSDHVIATDMLFETTASIKDLSIAITEATSDEVHTFIRQELRSAIAYHERIYGFLQDRGIYDAYNIPEQLKKDIAYATEALEQ; encoded by the coding sequence ATGGAGGTTAAACCTTTAAGCTTTTCAGACCATGTGATTGCCACAGACATGCTGTTTGAAACAACAGCATCGATAAAAGACCTCTCCATAGCGATTACAGAAGCTACATCTGATGAGGTACATACATTTATACGACAAGAATTACGAAGCGCCATCGCCTATCATGAAAGAATATATGGATTCCTTCAAGACAGAGGCATTTATGATGCGTACAACATTCCAGAGCAGTTAAAAAAGGACATTGCTTACGCAACAGAAGCTCTTGAACAATAA
- a CDS encoding YveK family protein: MGRFQNDRRMAKEINLKEILGILKKRAWIGITITILAALFGYFYSSINQTTLLYSSSTNIIINADGGQRKTLEVIIKDKTVLEKVITQLGIERTPESLAQSIQVGSIDETQVVKISVIDVNPELAAEIANTTASVFIQEIPNIMDFDDVRVLSDAQVNPIPINESNENKILGAAIIGGIVIGIGLIFLVDSLDESIRSEQEVEDLLEVPILGSVSAMSKKNINKTKKINVNNRGDSIGI, from the coding sequence ATGGGGCGTTTTCAAAATGACCGACGCATGGCAAAGGAAATAAATTTAAAAGAAATACTCGGAATTTTAAAGAAACGTGCTTGGATCGGAATAACCATCACTATACTAGCAGCCCTTTTTGGATATTTTTACAGTTCTATCAACCAAACAACGCTGTTATATAGTTCATCTACTAATATTATTATTAATGCGGATGGAGGGCAACGAAAGACTCTTGAAGTGATCATTAAGGACAAAACGGTATTAGAGAAGGTAATTACACAACTTGGTATTGAAAGAACACCAGAATCTTTAGCTCAAAGTATACAAGTTGGAAGTATTGATGAGACGCAAGTAGTAAAAATCAGTGTCATTGATGTAAACCCTGAACTAGCTGCAGAAATTGCCAATACTACTGCGAGTGTCTTTATTCAAGAGATTCCAAATATTATGGATTTTGATGATGTTAGAGTACTATCTGATGCACAGGTAAATCCAATTCCTATTAATGAAAGTAATGAAAACAAGATATTGGGGGCCGCCATTATTGGAGGCATTGTCATAGGGATTGGCTTAATATTTTTAGTTGACTCGCTTGATGAATCGATTCGCTCAGAGCAGGAAGTGGAAGATCTTCTAGAAGTCCCTATTCTGGGGAGTGTGTCCGCAATGTCCAAAAAGAATATTAACAAAACCAAAAAGATAAACGTGAATAATCGAGGTGATTCTATTGGTATTTAG
- a CDS encoding nucleotidyltransferase domain-containing protein: MEVKKLNLSGISKELIFLLNIISDNKKKEINDYGVPSEMDWELFLELAIHHRLYPNLAVRLRSLCIPSIPKNIVNKVNQYFEYNTFLMLQYSSEMSHISSLFSENGIRSLFLKGPILAKELYGDISLRTSSDLDLLVELKDLSKVDKLLTEKGYVKDEYIQSILSDWKWRHHHFTYINPINNIKIEIHWRLNPGPGREPSFNYLWSRKETSLYTGKPIHYLGHVDLFYFLVTHGARHGWSRLRWLVDIHQLIQKNVSCSLIWDTLKKYHVESIGKQAILLSREILGTKLSKEWVHYLDEQSTKLAQEAVFYLERMVNLHNEPLPEEIACYHKRHLVALMSNYHKILFGLSTLYPYPEDATTLPLPRYFHFLYFPLRPFIWLWRKTTKHAFS, encoded by the coding sequence ATGGAAGTTAAAAAACTCAACCTTTCGGGGATTTCAAAGGAACTTATTTTTTTACTTAATATAATAAGTGATAACAAGAAAAAAGAAATTAATGATTATGGTGTTCCCTCAGAAATGGATTGGGAGCTCTTTTTAGAACTAGCTATCCACCACCGATTATATCCCAATCTTGCTGTTAGACTTCGTTCATTATGTATCCCAAGTATTCCTAAAAACATTGTTAACAAAGTAAATCAATATTTCGAGTATAATACGTTTCTTATGCTCCAATATAGCTCAGAAATGTCACATATAAGTTCATTATTTAGCGAGAATGGGATCAGGTCCTTATTCTTAAAAGGGCCTATATTAGCAAAAGAGTTGTATGGTGATATTTCATTAAGAACATCAAGTGATTTAGATTTATTAGTTGAATTAAAGGACTTAAGTAAAGTAGATAAGTTATTAACAGAGAAGGGCTATGTAAAAGATGAGTATATTCAGAGTATACTAAGTGATTGGAAATGGAGACATCATCACTTTACCTATATAAATCCTATAAACAATATAAAGATAGAGATTCACTGGAGGCTAAACCCAGGTCCAGGAAGAGAACCATCTTTTAATTATCTTTGGTCTAGAAAGGAAACTAGCCTATACACCGGTAAGCCTATTCACTACCTGGGACATGTCGATTTATTCTATTTTTTAGTAACACATGGAGCGCGACATGGATGGTCAAGACTAAGATGGCTAGTTGATATCCATCAGTTAATACAAAAAAATGTTAGTTGTTCATTAATATGGGATACCTTAAAAAAATACCATGTAGAATCAATCGGAAAGCAAGCGATACTATTGTCAAGAGAAATACTAGGTACTAAGCTTTCGAAAGAGTGGGTACATTATTTAGATGAACAATCTACCAAACTAGCACAAGAGGCAGTGTTTTATTTAGAAAGAATGGTAAATCTTCATAATGAACCTTTACCAGAAGAAATTGCATGTTATCATAAACGGCACCTGGTAGCATTAATGTCAAATTATCATAAGATACTCTTTGGTTTAAGTACGCTATATCCTTACCCAGAAGATGCTACAACACTACCTTTGCCTAGATACTTTCATTTTTTATATTTCCCTCTAAGACCTTTTATTTGGTTATGGAGGAAGACAACTAAACATGCTTTTTCCTAA
- a CDS encoding aldolase — MLITKQEFYYWAFGLYIKSNIQMEELPRLQELTNLDLEINIKKVQSLTISSSEYEFINDGDTVIFHVPEVVTFYMDYGKTINAECLQSSDMQLIKLYILGTCMGIILLQREILPLHGSLIEINGKAYAFVGHSGAGKSTLASSFINQGYKLVSDDLIAVTLKDGQPWVVPSYPQQKLWQESLNIFGMERSGYDSIYGREEKYCIPINSHFYSEPLPLGGIFELVKADQTAVEIRSIPSLNRFHLLFTHTYRNFLLHKLNIMDWHFSLSTEIIPNIITYQIQRPIVGVTVGEITELILKTIKSGE; from the coding sequence ATGTTAATTACTAAACAAGAATTCTATTATTGGGCATTCGGGCTTTATATTAAGAGTAATATTCAGATGGAAGAGCTACCTCGCTTACAAGAATTAACAAATCTTGACCTCGAAATTAACATAAAAAAAGTACAAAGTTTAACGATTAGTTCATCCGAATATGAGTTTATTAACGATGGTGATACTGTGATATTCCATGTCCCAGAAGTAGTTACTTTCTATATGGATTATGGGAAAACAATAAATGCCGAGTGTCTTCAATCATCAGATATGCAACTTATTAAATTATATATCCTAGGTACTTGTATGGGAATTATTCTATTACAAAGAGAGATACTTCCACTACATGGAAGTTTAATAGAGATTAATGGTAAAGCCTATGCATTTGTAGGTCATTCAGGAGCAGGAAAATCCACTTTGGCTTCATCATTTATTAATCAGGGATATAAATTAGTTAGCGACGACCTAATAGCTGTAACATTAAAAGATGGGCAGCCTTGGGTGGTACCCTCTTATCCTCAACAAAAATTATGGCAGGAAAGCTTGAATATATTTGGAATGGAACGAAGTGGCTATGATTCAATATACGGACGTGAGGAAAAGTATTGTATACCGATAAATTCACACTTTTATTCTGAACCTCTACCTCTAGGTGGAATATTTGAATTAGTAAAAGCTGACCAAACCGCTGTAGAGATTCGATCTATTCCGAGTCTAAACAGGTTCCATTTACTTTTTACCCATACTTATAGAAATTTCCTCCTTCATAAGCTTAATATAATGGATTGGCATTTTTCTCTTTCTACTGAAATTATTCCAAATATTATTACATATCAAATACAGCGTCCAATAGTAGGAGTTACAGTGGGGGAAATAACAGAGCTTATTTTAAAAACAATTAAAAGTGGGGAATAA
- a CDS encoding lasso peptide biosynthesis PqqD family chaperone produces MKILNNITIDSTISQVPGNVVSNMNGEVVMLNIDNGKYYNLGEIGGIIWKKIGSSITLHKLVSDLLEEFDISKNECEQHVLEFIGSLQAENLVTVKQG; encoded by the coding sequence ATGAAAATACTTAATAATATCACAATTGACAGTACTATTTCACAAGTTCCAGGAAATGTTGTAAGTAATATGAATGGTGAAGTTGTTATGCTGAATATTGACAATGGTAAATACTATAATCTGGGTGAAATTGGTGGGATTATTTGGAAGAAAATAGGAAGTTCCATTACTTTACATAAATTGGTTTCGGATCTTCTAGAAGAGTTTGACATATCAAAAAATGAATGTGAACAACATGTTCTAGAGTTTATTGGTTCACTCCAAGCAGAGAACTTAGTTACTGTAAAGCAAGGGTAA
- a CDS encoding glycosyltransferase family 2 protein produces the protein MTYISVVVPVYNAGIKLHKCIKSILNQTHRDFELILVNDGSTDTSLDICKIYEEKDSRVRVINKKNEGSILTRKTGIDAALYDYIMFVDADDWVSQNIIERMIKELIESNADICVCNMYSVLAGVKKKVENTYLNSSKLYKGEEIFTHLIRAYLWGHPFPSSLCAKLYKKELLYTNGKYLEKIKFLGDDLFYNLEILLQTKSVKVIDSPLYYYRRGGFTSKYMPYLFHDTINCYQIQKDVIENYFQSSKHQEMNGISVMLLNTFKTCLYNLFNGKLTEKDIRTTIMYYLNSIELLESINNENSIRYFDPDYLKAIENKDIDYLYKIGKQIYRKRIPRNMVLKAASILA, from the coding sequence ATGACGTATATAAGCGTGGTTGTTCCTGTTTATAATGCTGGAATTAAACTTCACAAATGTATCAAGTCTATTTTAAATCAAACTCACAGGGATTTTGAACTAATTTTGGTAAATGATGGTTCTACAGATACAAGTTTAGACATTTGCAAAATTTATGAGGAAAAGGATTCTAGAGTTAGAGTAATAAATAAAAAAAATGAAGGAAGTATTCTTACAAGAAAGACAGGTATAGATGCAGCTTTATACGATTACATTATGTTTGTAGATGCTGATGATTGGGTATCACAAAATATTATTGAGAGGATGATTAAGGAATTAATTGAAAGTAATGCAGATATTTGTGTTTGTAATATGTATAGTGTACTGGCAGGAGTAAAGAAAAAAGTTGAGAATACTTATTTGAACTCTAGTAAGTTGTATAAAGGTGAAGAAATATTTACACACCTAATTAGGGCTTATTTATGGGGACACCCATTCCCATCTTCTTTATGTGCAAAACTATATAAAAAAGAATTACTTTATACTAATGGCAAGTATCTAGAAAAAATAAAATTTTTAGGTGATGACCTATTTTACAATCTAGAAATACTTTTACAAACGAAAAGTGTAAAAGTTATTGACAGTCCACTATATTATTATCGAAGAGGTGGATTTACAAGTAAATACATGCCTTACTTGTTTCACGATACCATCAATTGTTATCAAATCCAAAAAGATGTTATAGAAAATTATTTTCAGAGTTCTAAACATCAAGAAATGAATGGAATTAGTGTGATGTTATTAAATACATTTAAAACATGCTTATATAATCTTTTCAATGGTAAATTGACTGAAAAGGATATCAGAACAACAATAATGTATTATTTAAATAGTATAGAACTATTAGAGAGTATTAATAACGAAAATTCTATAAGATATTTTGATCCGGATTATTTAAAGGCAATTGAAAATAAAGATATAGATTATCTTTATAAAATCGGAAAGCAAATATATCGTAAAAGGATACCAAGAAATATGGTACTGAAAGCTGCGTCCATCTTAGCATAA